Proteins encoded by one window of Chromobacterium violaceum ATCC 12472:
- a CDS encoding TIGR00730 family Rossman fold protein: MSLSDKLPQTSDRHAMMQRFRSREAWHVMKILSEFVESAEELQGITPAVSIFGSARTPRDHKYYKLTEDVARRLSDSGFSVISGGGPGIMEAANKGAFYGRSPSVALNIVLPHEQKPNDYQDLAVKFNHFFSRKVMFVKHAIAYVVMPGGFGTLDEMFEALTLIQTGKSRKIPIILCCHEFWAGLLDWVKERLVSEGMINPDDLNLIQLIDDPQQIVDTIFKHYETRGFEALPEEREQLLNL; encoded by the coding sequence ATGAGCTTGTCCGATAAGTTACCGCAGACCAGCGATCGTCACGCCATGATGCAGCGCTTCCGTTCGCGCGAAGCCTGGCACGTGATGAAGATACTGTCGGAGTTTGTCGAGTCGGCCGAGGAACTGCAAGGCATCACGCCGGCCGTCAGCATATTCGGCAGCGCGCGCACCCCGCGCGACCACAAGTATTACAAACTGACCGAAGACGTGGCCCGCCGCCTGTCCGACTCCGGTTTCTCTGTGATATCCGGCGGCGGCCCCGGCATCATGGAAGCCGCCAACAAGGGGGCATTCTACGGCAGAAGTCCGTCCGTTGCGCTGAACATCGTGCTGCCGCACGAACAGAAACCCAACGATTACCAAGACCTGGCGGTCAAGTTCAACCACTTCTTCAGCCGCAAGGTGATGTTCGTCAAGCACGCGATCGCCTATGTGGTGATGCCCGGCGGCTTCGGCACGCTGGACGAGATGTTCGAGGCGCTGACGCTGATCCAGACCGGCAAGAGCCGCAAGATTCCCATCATCCTGTGCTGCCACGAATTCTGGGCGGGCCTGCTCGACTGGGTCAAGGAACGGCTGGTCAGCGAAGGCATGATCAATCCGGACGACCTGAACCTGATCCAGCTGATCGACGATCCGCAGCAAATCGTCGACACCATTTTCAAACACTACGAGACC